In Paenibacillus thermoaerophilus, a single genomic region encodes these proteins:
- the gap gene encoding type I glyceraldehyde-3-phosphate dehydrogenase, with translation MVKVGINGFGRIGRNVFRAALNNPNVEIVAINDLTDTNTLAHLLKYDSTHGRLDAEVKAGDGTLIVNGKEIKVFAERDPGNLPWAQYGVEIVVESTGIFTAKEKAELHLKGGAKKVIISAPATNEDITIVLGVNEDKYDPAKHTIISNASCTTNCLAPFAKVLHEKFGIVKGLMTTVHSYTNDQQVLDLPHKDLRRARAAAENIIPSSTGAAKAVSLVLPELKGKLNGMAFRVPTPNVSVTDLVVELSRNVTVDEVNAALKEAANGPLKGILNYTEEPLVSSDFLHDPASSTIDALSTMVVGDNLVKVVSWYDNEWGYSNRVVDLAAYIASKGL, from the coding sequence ATGGTAAAAGTAGGTATTAACGGATTTGGCCGTATCGGCCGCAACGTGTTCCGCGCAGCGCTGAACAACCCGAATGTCGAAATCGTCGCGATCAACGACCTGACCGACACGAATACGCTGGCTCACCTGCTGAAGTACGACTCCACGCACGGACGTCTGGACGCCGAAGTTAAAGCCGGCGACGGCACGCTGATCGTCAACGGCAAAGAAATCAAAGTATTTGCCGAGCGCGACCCCGGCAACCTGCCTTGGGCGCAATACGGCGTCGAGATCGTCGTCGAATCGACGGGTATCTTCACGGCGAAAGAAAAAGCCGAGCTGCACCTGAAAGGCGGCGCGAAAAAAGTCATCATCTCCGCTCCGGCGACGAACGAAGACATCACGATCGTTCTGGGCGTCAACGAAGACAAATACGATCCGGCCAAGCACACGATCATCTCCAACGCGTCCTGTACGACCAACTGCTTGGCGCCGTTCGCGAAAGTTCTGCACGAGAAATTCGGCATCGTGAAAGGTCTCATGACGACCGTTCACTCCTACACGAACGACCAGCAAGTGCTTGACCTGCCGCACAAAGACCTGCGCCGCGCCCGCGCTGCCGCGGAAAACATCATTCCGTCGTCCACCGGCGCCGCGAAAGCCGTGTCCCTCGTTCTGCCCGAGCTCAAAGGCAAGCTGAACGGCATGGCGTTCCGCGTGCCGACTCCGAACGTATCGGTAACGGACCTCGTTGTCGAGCTGTCCCGCAACGTTACGGTCGACGAAGTGAACGCCGCGCTGAAAGAAGCGGCAAACGGCCCGCTGAAAGGCATCCTGAACTACACGGAAGAGCCGCTCGTATCCAGCGACTTCCTGCATGATCCGGCTTCCTCCACGATCGACGCGCTGTCGACGATGGTGGTCGGCGACAACCTCGTGAAAGTCGTCTCCTGGTACGACAACGAATGGGGTTATTCCAACCGCGTCGTGGATCTGGCCGCTTATATCGCTTCGAAAGGCCTGTAA
- a CDS encoding MBOAT family O-acyltransferase: MLFHSTEFLVMFAIVLFLYYLLPRYRAYTLGAANVLFYAVTGWGMLALFLAVTVFTFIGTRLIESGRRKRFWLFVTVGGNLFNLAFFKYSVFLLEALEHTAGIRLVSEDSFVQNIVLPVGISFYTFQLIAYTVDVARGYIPACRSLLHFWVFISLFAHLIAGPIMRGKEFMPQIEGMASIRFRLYNFRRGVFWFGLGLFKKIMIADYLAPIVDGIYAKGTMMSTGEAWTGTYLFAFQVLMDFSAYSEMALGLGYMLGMKLALNFKSPYISQNPSELWTRWHITLSSWIRDYVYIPLGGNRKGKIRTYFNLWLAMTLSGLWHGASWTFVLWGAYHGLLLIGYRLVKKPLQAVADKLSIPKAARVVVAVFAMFHLVCIGWVLFRADNLETAVLLIYKMAHVWHLRLTDSVLNHLLIFAALYLFHVLEYFAMKKGSKLYGIWFRKIPFPVRSVAYAAAALFLIVFTRGVENTFIYFQF, encoded by the coding sequence ATGCTGTTTCATTCAACCGAATTTCTGGTCATGTTTGCGATCGTGTTGTTCTTGTATTATCTGCTGCCCCGATACCGGGCGTATACGCTCGGCGCGGCGAACGTCTTGTTCTACGCGGTGACCGGTTGGGGCATGCTGGCGCTGTTCCTTGCCGTTACCGTTTTCACCTTTATCGGAACGCGGCTGATTGAGTCGGGACGCCGCAAGCGGTTCTGGTTGTTCGTAACCGTCGGCGGGAACCTGTTTAACCTGGCCTTTTTCAAATACTCGGTCTTTTTGCTGGAAGCGTTGGAACATACGGCGGGCATTCGTCTGGTGTCGGAAGATTCGTTCGTGCAGAACATCGTGTTGCCGGTCGGCATCTCCTTTTATACCTTCCAGTTGATCGCTTATACGGTGGACGTCGCCCGGGGATACATACCCGCTTGCCGTTCGCTGCTTCATTTCTGGGTGTTTATCTCCTTGTTCGCGCATCTGATCGCGGGGCCGATCATGCGGGGGAAAGAGTTCATGCCCCAGATCGAAGGCATGGCTTCCATCCGCTTCCGCCTGTACAACTTCCGGCGGGGCGTGTTCTGGTTCGGGCTCGGCCTGTTCAAGAAGATCATGATCGCCGATTATTTGGCCCCGATCGTGGACGGCATCTATGCCAAAGGTACGATGATGTCCACGGGGGAAGCCTGGACGGGGACGTATTTGTTTGCGTTTCAGGTACTGATGGATTTCTCGGCGTACAGCGAGATGGCGCTCGGTCTCGGCTACATGCTGGGGATGAAGCTGGCGCTCAACTTCAAATCGCCGTATATCAGCCAAAACCCGTCGGAGCTGTGGACCCGGTGGCATATCACGCTGTCCAGTTGGATTCGCGACTACGTCTACATTCCGCTCGGCGGCAACCGGAAAGGCAAGATTCGCACGTACTTCAACCTCTGGCTGGCGATGACGCTGTCGGGATTATGGCATGGGGCGTCGTGGACGTTCGTGCTATGGGGAGCTTACCACGGCCTGCTGCTGATCGGCTACCGGCTCGTGAAAAAACCTCTGCAAGCGGTCGCGGACAAGCTGTCGATACCGAAGGCGGCTCGGGTGGTTGTTGCGGTGTTCGCCATGTTCCATCTCGTCTGCATCGGATGGGTGCTGTTCCGCGCGGACAATCTGGAGACGGCCGTGCTGTTGATCTACAAGATGGCGCATGTCTGGCATCTCCGGCTGACCGATTCGGTGTTGAACCATCTGCTCATCTTCGCGGCGCTGTATCTGTTCCACGTGCTGGAGTATTTCGCGATGAAGAAGGGGAGCAAGCTCTACGGCATCTGGTTCCGCAAAATCCCGTTTCCGGTTCGCAGCGTCGCGTACGCGGCCGCTGCGCTGTTCCTGATCGTGTTCACGCGCGGTGTGGAGAATACGTTTATCTACTTCCAGTTCTGA
- a CDS encoding phosphoglycerate kinase translates to MNKKSIRDIQDLNGKRVFVRVDFNVPLENGAITDDTRIRETLPTIKYLIERGAKIILASHLGRPKGQVVEELRLTPVAVRLSELLGKPVAKVDEAIGEAAKAAVAKLGNGDVLLLENVRFYEGEEKNDPELAKAFAELADLYVNDAFGAAHRAHASTEGIAHYLPAVSGLLMEKELDVLGKALHNPERPFTAIIGGAKVKDKIAVIENLLNIADNLILGGGLAYTFLKAQGYEIGKSLCDDSKLDLARSFIAKAKERGVNFLLPVDIVVTDEFSANANTKVVASNEIPADLEGIDIGPKTRELYADVIAKSKLVVWNGPMGVFEIEPFSHGTRAVAQACAETSAYTVVGGGDSAAAAEKFKLADRMDHISTGGGASLEFMEGKALPGVVALNDK, encoded by the coding sequence ATGAACAAAAAGAGCATCCGCGATATTCAAGACCTGAACGGCAAACGCGTCTTTGTGCGCGTAGACTTCAACGTGCCGCTGGAAAACGGCGCGATCACCGACGACACCCGCATCCGCGAGACGCTGCCGACGATCAAGTACCTGATCGAGCGCGGCGCCAAAATCATTCTGGCGAGCCATCTGGGCCGTCCGAAGGGACAAGTCGTCGAAGAGCTGCGCCTGACTCCGGTAGCGGTTCGCCTGTCCGAGCTGCTCGGCAAGCCGGTGGCGAAAGTCGACGAAGCGATCGGCGAAGCGGCCAAAGCCGCGGTCGCGAAGCTGGGCAACGGCGACGTGCTGCTGCTGGAAAACGTGCGTTTCTATGAAGGCGAAGAGAAAAACGATCCCGAGCTGGCGAAAGCGTTTGCCGAGCTGGCCGATCTGTATGTCAACGACGCATTCGGCGCCGCTCACCGCGCGCACGCTTCGACCGAAGGCATCGCCCATTATTTGCCGGCTGTCTCCGGACTGCTGATGGAGAAGGAGCTGGACGTCCTCGGCAAAGCGCTGCACAATCCGGAGCGCCCGTTCACGGCGATCATCGGCGGCGCGAAAGTCAAGGATAAGATCGCGGTGATCGAAAACCTGCTCAACATCGCCGACAACCTGATCCTCGGCGGCGGTCTGGCTTACACGTTCCTCAAAGCGCAAGGGTATGAAATCGGCAAATCGCTGTGCGACGACAGCAAGCTGGATCTCGCGCGGAGCTTCATCGCTAAAGCGAAGGAGAGAGGCGTCAACTTCCTGCTGCCGGTCGATATCGTCGTGACGGACGAATTCAGCGCGAACGCGAACACCAAAGTGGTCGCGTCGAACGAAATTCCGGCCGATCTCGAAGGCATCGACATCGGACCGAAAACGCGCGAGCTCTACGCGGACGTCATCGCCAAGTCCAAGCTGGTTGTCTGGAACGGACCGATGGGCGTCTTCGAGATCGAGCCGTTCTCGCACGGGACCCGCGCGGTGGCTCAAGCTTGCGCCGAGACGTCGGCTTATACCGTCGTCGGCGGCGGCGATTCCGCAGCGGCCGCGGAGAAGTTCAAGCTGGCGGACCGGATGGATCACATCTCCACGGGCGGCGGCGCATCGCTCGAATTTATGGAAGGCAAGGCGCTCCCGGGCGTCGTCGCGCTGAACGACAAGTAA
- the gpmI gene encoding 2,3-bisphosphoglycerate-independent phosphoglycerate mutase encodes MSRPKPVALIILDGFALRDETFGNAVAQAKKPNFDRYWSTYPHTTLTACGEAVGLPEGQMGNSEVGHLNIGAGRIVYQDLTRISKSIREGEFFENETLLGAVRHAKQNGRKLHLYGLLSDGGVHSHIDHLFALLDLCKKENFEDVYIHAFLDGRDVAPDSAKTYMEQLLAYIDKVGVGRIATVQGRYYAMDRDKRWERTEKSYRAMVYGEGPAYRDPLQAIVESYEKSVFDEFVMPTVIVGEDGKPVGLVESGDAVVFFNFRPDRAIQLSQVFTNEDFRGFDRGDAHPKNLYYVCLTLFSESVDGYVAYKPKDLDNTLGEVVAQNGLKQLRIAETEKYPHVTFFFSGGRDVELPGETRILINSPKVATYDLKPEMSAYEVAEACVREIEAERQDVIILNFANPDMVGHSGKLEPTIKAVEATDECLGRVVEAVLAKGGVAVITADHGNADIVTNPDGRPHTAHTTNPVPFIVTKPDVKLRDDGILADIAPTILKLLGIAQPEQMTGKSLI; translated from the coding sequence ATGTCGAGACCAAAACCTGTAGCGCTGATCATCCTGGACGGCTTCGCGCTTCGCGACGAAACCTTCGGCAACGCCGTCGCGCAAGCCAAAAAACCGAACTTCGACCGGTACTGGTCGACCTACCCGCATACGACGCTGACGGCTTGCGGCGAAGCGGTCGGCTTGCCGGAAGGCCAAATGGGCAATTCCGAGGTCGGCCACCTGAACATCGGCGCGGGACGGATCGTCTATCAGGATCTGACCCGCATCAGCAAGTCGATCCGAGAAGGCGAATTTTTCGAGAACGAGACGCTGCTGGGCGCCGTCCGCCACGCCAAACAAAACGGCAGAAAGCTGCATCTGTACGGGCTCCTGTCCGACGGCGGGGTGCACAGCCATATCGACCACCTGTTTGCGCTGCTGGACCTCTGCAAGAAGGAGAATTTCGAGGACGTCTACATTCACGCGTTCCTCGACGGCCGCGACGTGGCTCCGGACAGCGCCAAAACATACATGGAGCAGCTTCTCGCGTACATCGACAAAGTCGGCGTAGGGCGCATCGCGACGGTGCAAGGCCGGTACTACGCGATGGACCGCGACAAGCGCTGGGAGCGCACCGAGAAGTCGTACCGCGCAATGGTTTATGGCGAAGGGCCGGCTTATCGGGACCCGCTGCAGGCGATTGTCGAGTCGTACGAGAAGTCGGTCTTTGACGAGTTCGTCATGCCGACGGTGATCGTGGGCGAAGACGGCAAGCCGGTCGGCCTGGTGGAATCCGGGGACGCGGTCGTGTTCTTCAACTTCCGTCCGGACCGCGCGATCCAACTGTCGCAGGTGTTCACGAACGAAGACTTCCGCGGTTTCGACCGCGGCGACGCCCATCCGAAGAACCTGTATTACGTCTGCCTGACGTTGTTCAGCGAGTCGGTCGACGGCTACGTCGCCTACAAGCCCAAAGATCTCGACAACACGCTGGGCGAAGTCGTGGCGCAGAACGGCCTGAAGCAGCTGCGGATCGCCGAGACGGAGAAATACCCGCACGTCACGTTCTTCTTCAGTGGCGGCCGCGACGTCGAGCTTCCGGGCGAGACGCGGATTCTCATCAATTCGCCGAAGGTCGCCACCTACGACCTGAAGCCCGAGATGAGCGCGTACGAAGTGGCGGAAGCCTGCGTGCGCGAGATTGAGGCGGAGCGGCAGGACGTCATCATCCTGAACTTCGCCAACCCGGATATGGTCGGCCACTCCGGCAAGCTGGAGCCGACGATCAAAGCGGTCGAGGCGACGGACGAGTGCCTCGGACGCGTCGTCGAAGCGGTTCTGGCCAAAGGCGGCGTCGCCGTCATCACGGCGGACCACGGCAACGCGGATATCGTCACGAACCCGGACGGTCGTCCGCATACGGCGCATACGACGAATCCGGTTCCGTTTATCGTCACCAAGCCGGATGTCAAGCTTCGCGACGACGGCATCCTGGCGGATATCGCCCCGACGATTCTGAAGCTGCTGGGCATCGCCCAACCGGAGCAGATGACGGGCAAATCCTTGATCTGA
- the clpP gene encoding ATP-dependent Clp endopeptidase proteolytic subunit ClpP, which yields MNFIPMVVEQDARGERGYDIYSRLLKDRIIFLGTPVNDVVANSIIAQMLFLAAQDPEKDISLYINSPGGSITAGMAIYDTMQFIKPDVSTICVGMAASMGAFLLAAGAKGKRYALPNSEVMIHQPLGGAEGQASDIEIRARRILRMREKLNSILAERTGQSIEKINRDTDRDYFMSAQEAVEYGIIDKVIEAAPAKA from the coding sequence ATGAATTTCATTCCAATGGTCGTCGAACAGGACGCTCGCGGCGAACGCGGATATGACATTTACTCCCGCCTGCTGAAGGACCGCATTATCTTCCTCGGCACCCCGGTGAACGATGTCGTCGCCAACTCCATTATCGCACAGATGCTGTTCCTGGCGGCACAAGACCCGGAGAAGGACATTTCCCTCTATATCAATAGCCCCGGCGGCTCGATTACGGCGGGCATGGCGATCTACGATACGATGCAATTCATCAAGCCGGACGTCTCCACGATCTGCGTCGGCATGGCCGCGTCGATGGGCGCGTTCCTGCTGGCTGCGGGAGCCAAAGGCAAGCGTTACGCTCTGCCGAACAGCGAAGTGATGATTCACCAGCCGCTGGGCGGAGCGGAAGGCCAAGCCTCGGATATCGAGATCCGCGCCCGCCGCATCCTTAGGATGCGCGAGAAGCTGAACAGCATTCTCGCCGAGCGCACCGGCCAGTCGATCGAGAAGATCAACCGCGACACCGACCGCGATTACTTCATGAGCGCGCAGGAAGCGGTGGAATACGGCATCATCGACAAGGTGATCGAAGCCGCTCCGGCGAAAGCTTAA
- the tpiA gene encoding triose-phosphate isomerase: protein MRKPIIAGNWKMFKTVSEAVAFVSDVKGKAEIDGVESVICAPFTNLPALVEAVKGTSIKIGAQNLHWEDSGAYTGEISGAMLKDLGVTHVIIGHSERRQYFAETDETVNKKVHAALKHGLVPIVCVGEKLEEREAGETKNVCKVQTEAAFAGLSAEQAAGVVIAYEPIWAIGTGKSSTAEDANEVIAYIRSVVAGLYGQSTADAVRIQYGGSVKPNNVREYLQQSDIDGALVGGASLDPASYIQLVEGAR from the coding sequence ATGCGTAAACCGATCATTGCGGGCAACTGGAAAATGTTCAAAACCGTTTCCGAAGCGGTTGCGTTTGTCAGCGACGTCAAAGGCAAGGCGGAGATTGACGGCGTTGAGAGCGTCATCTGCGCGCCGTTCACGAACCTGCCGGCGCTTGTCGAAGCGGTGAAAGGCACGTCGATCAAGATCGGCGCGCAAAACCTTCACTGGGAAGACAGCGGCGCTTACACGGGCGAGATCAGCGGCGCGATGCTGAAGGATCTCGGCGTGACGCACGTTATCATCGGCCACTCGGAGCGCCGCCAATATTTCGCGGAGACCGACGAGACCGTCAACAAAAAAGTGCATGCCGCGCTTAAGCACGGCTTGGTGCCGATCGTCTGCGTCGGCGAAAAGCTAGAAGAGCGCGAAGCGGGCGAGACGAAAAACGTCTGCAAGGTGCAGACGGAGGCGGCATTCGCCGGTCTGAGCGCGGAGCAAGCGGCCGGAGTCGTGATCGCGTACGAGCCGATCTGGGCGATCGGCACGGGCAAATCGTCCACGGCGGAAGACGCCAACGAAGTCATCGCCTACATCCGCAGCGTCGTTGCGGGCCTGTACGGGCAATCGACGGCGGACGCCGTGCGCATCCAGTACGGCGGCAGCGTGAAGCCGAACAACGTTCGCGAGTACCTGCAGCAATCCGATATCGATGGAGCGCTCGTAGGCGGAGCGAGCTTGGACCCGGCTTCGTACATTCAACTGGTGGAAGGGGCTCGCTGA
- a CDS encoding sugar-binding transcriptional regulator, which yields MRRLLEIQKRLLPDLNEQLRKRYTILQQIGLSRSIGRRTLAASLGWTERVLRAETNFLKEQGLLTMEASGMRLTDEGRRIVEEIEPIVKELFGLSELEEQLRQRYGLRQVTVVVGDCDQSPLAKAELGRAAAAALRKYAVPEGIVAVTGGTTMAQVAEQLVASPQLKGTLFVPARGGLGERVELQANTIASAMAKRTGGQYRMLHVPDHLSEDAYQTLMQEPNIREIVELIRRARIVLHGIGEALVMARRRQVPQETCEALLAEGAHAEAFGYYFNRKGGVVHKMPTVGLRLEDIDAMDTVIGVAGGASKGPAIDAIMRSGHTDVLITDEAAARAILEQQAPE from the coding sequence ATGAGACGCTTGCTCGAAATTCAGAAGCGGCTGCTGCCGGATCTGAACGAACAGCTTCGAAAGCGATATACGATCTTGCAGCAAATCGGGTTGTCCCGGAGCATCGGCAGACGCACGCTGGCGGCCTCGCTCGGATGGACGGAGCGGGTGCTGCGGGCTGAGACGAATTTTCTGAAGGAGCAGGGGCTCCTGACCATGGAAGCCTCCGGCATGCGCCTCACCGACGAAGGCCGCCGCATCGTGGAAGAGATCGAGCCGATCGTCAAGGAACTGTTCGGTCTCTCCGAGCTGGAGGAGCAGTTGAGGCAGCGATACGGGCTGCGGCAGGTCACCGTCGTGGTCGGCGATTGCGACCAGTCGCCGCTGGCCAAGGCCGAGCTGGGCCGGGCGGCCGCGGCGGCGCTGCGCAAGTACGCTGTCCCGGAAGGCATCGTCGCCGTTACGGGCGGCACCACGATGGCACAGGTCGCGGAACAACTCGTCGCTTCTCCGCAGCTAAAGGGCACCTTGTTCGTGCCGGCGCGCGGGGGGCTTGGCGAGCGGGTCGAGCTGCAGGCGAATACGATCGCCTCGGCCATGGCCAAGCGGACCGGCGGCCAGTACCGGATGCTGCACGTTCCCGATCACCTGAGCGAAGACGCGTACCAGACGTTGATGCAAGAGCCCAACATTCGCGAAATCGTGGAATTGATCCGCCGGGCCAGGATTGTGCTGCACGGCATTGGGGAAGCCTTGGTAATGGCGCGCAGGCGCCAGGTTCCGCAGGAAACCTGCGAGGCCCTGCTGGCCGAAGGCGCTCATGCCGAAGCGTTCGGTTACTATTTTAACCGCAAAGGCGGGGTTGTGCACAAGATGCCGACGGTTGGCCTGCGGCTGGAGGATATCGACGCCATGGATACGGTAATCGGCGTGGCGGGCGGGGCCAGCAAAGGTCCGGCTATCGACGCCATTATGCGCTCCGGCCACACCGACGTGCTGATCACCGATGAGGCGGCGGCCCGAGCGATTTTGGAGCAGCAAGCTCCTGAATAA